Genomic segment of Arachis hypogaea cultivar Tifrunner chromosome 11, arahy.Tifrunner.gnm2.J5K5, whole genome shotgun sequence:
AATTTCTTTTATTATGCAAATCATAAGTAACCATTTGTATTGTGCATCACACTTATAAAATACACCCATTTTAAGGCATACCACCTTAATACACCCTTTCAtccatcatataaaaaataattaactcccCAACATGGAAGTCAAGCTTTTCTTAAATTCTGCAAAGAAAAGCAAACCAGCCAATTGGATAAGTATATGACATAAATGATGTTTATAATGATATCACAGTAGATTTTGAAGCTGGATTTGAGCTTCCCTTGTTGACCAATGACCATTGAATAGGACCTGAGAATACCAATTAACCAATTAACCAAAGAGAATACCAATTAACCAACCATGGTACATCACAACCAATGCCAATTCCAAATTAACACAACCTCTGCttaaagaaaatgaaatgaactTTAATTTCAGTACTAGTAGTAATTGCAAAGAGATAGGGGTCCCCATTAAGCAGATGGACTTGGACTCTTCtcttatttattcattcattacaCCCTTCacaggaagagagagagagagatgagtgAAACAATCAAACAAGTGACCGacaattgatttaaaaaaaataaataaataataggcTCCAACATCAAGAGGCACCTTAACTAGCAGCTTTATGTTTTTTAACCTTAACTGCTGTTCTGAGTTCACATACCAGAATCTGTCTATTATTTTACAATACAATATAGCAGTATAGGACTCTGCCAAAGCCTTTACCATACCCATGGCTATGGTGGGTAGAAAGAAGTATGGTTTGGTTTTGATTGGCTTCACGTTTTGTACCACTACCACACCCACCCCCACATGAGGTTAAGACTTAAGAGTAAGAAACACCAACCAAATTGCCCCCACCATACATCATTGCATTCCATAAGCCATTAGTTTTTTCAAGAGAATGGTGAATGCTGATGGAGCTTTCAATTAACAGTAATATCAGTAGCGGCAATTAGGTATAGCTAGCCTGTTCTCACTCTTACTCCTCACAAAGTAGGTGCTGCTAGCATGGCATGGCATGCCATAGCATCTTTCCAATTCCATTCACCAACATGGTGCAGcacatttattataatatattaagagATATAAGTAATAAGATAGTGACTGAGATTCAGGTAATCAGGTTCATATAGCTGTGTTATTACTAAAATACCAAATCCACCCATTCACATACTTTAAAATGTGGGGGCAAATTTGGTCATTAGCCTCTATCTATATCCCTCCTTTTCCGGATcactaccacaaaataatggagCAACTGCCAAAATGTCTTCcatcattttttcttctttacttGATCCACTTCATCATGAAAAGAAGGCATATTGGTTTTTTATGAGGGTGGGAAAAGCAGGGAAAAAGGGTAAGCAGGTAAATGCACATTTTCCACATATAAATATAGAATATGATAGGGtgaagtgaaaggcatctttgttAATCATTCATAAAGGCCACCACCATGAGAGTTTCAATTCACAGACCAAACAAAGCACTCATAATTCAAACCCTACAAAAGCCTAAAAATAAGGTTCTAACCAACTAACAACTGCTACAGAATAAGCAGAGAAAAACAGCATCATCCCCATTTATTTTTGCCAATTTTCATTTTACCTCatcatccttttttttttcttttaattatttcttccaGCCCCctaatctttaatttcttcaaattttctttctttctttctctttctatctatCTCTGTCTGACCCATTCCTCATGTCTTTCTCTCTCTACACAGAGGCCAACAACAACAAATGAGAGAAGAAACATGGAAACTCCACGCATCCACCTCTCTCCCATCAAAAACACAAACTTTCTCTCTCATCAATGGCCCAGCTGGACCAAAATTTatgttttggaaaaaaaaaaaacataaaaacaaataaagaaagagagaaagaatgagaaaacaaaaggagaaaggaaaagaaagagaagtTTAGATGTGTTCAAATGTCCTCCAACCAAACCCACCTTACACAATACAACATggctttctttctttctcactCACACACTcaactctttctctctcatcaaacTATGTTCCCCGAATTGCCCTTCTGCAAGACCCCAAAAAAATCCCATCTTCATCACTGGTCTTCCaaaagatcaatttttttttcaccgAGTTATGTGGGCTTTTTGGGGTTCTTTGTCTTGGTCAGAGATTTTCACAGAGAAAACAGGGAAAGCGAGAACCTTCTTACCTGTTCCCACCCTCTTCTCTCTTGTGCCTCTTTCccatctttctctttcttttgccctcttttcttcttcttcatcttctctctcctttttctttctctgtccatcatcatcttcattatcACCCACCACCGCCCctatcttctttctctcttcctgCTTTTCATCTTTGGTTTGTAGCTGTTTCTCGGTCTTCTCTTCCTTGatctgatgaagaagatgaaaggGGTTGTTGTACCTATGGAGTCTTCTCGTTATGATGTGTTTCAGGATCAGAGGACCAGGTTGaggcatcagagtctcttgcaggacTATGAGGACCTGCAAAAGGTGACATCTTTTCCTTTAACCTTTCCCAAAAATTGGAAATTTAAATTGTGGGTTTTCGTTGGATCTGGTGTTTCGTTTGGTATCCTTGTGTGGCCTTTGGTTAATTTAGGTTTAGGGTGGTTTTGTGTTGGGAATTTTAGGTTTTTGTTGGAGGGAACATTAAAAGGAACCATTTATCTATCTTGTGTTATTGATTTTGCTTGTTTGAATAATTTGTTTAGACTAAACCTGTTTTTTATGTTCTGATTTGATGGGGTTATGTGTTTttaacttgatatatatatatcttagtttGGTTACCCCCTCCTTCAAATTCCTACAAAACAAAGATTTTTGGTATACTTAGTCTTTGATTCCCATATGCAAAAATTCAGAGTATTTTTGTAAAGTGTAAAAATGTAAAACAGTCTTATGTAGCAGTATGTTCTTGTCTCATTCCTTAAAGCTATTGGAACATGTTCATTTTCTTCCccgttggttttttttttctttttttttttttgggttggggTGGTCCTTAAGCTTAATTTGCTTTCGTTTTGTTTGATCAAATACCATGTTTTTCCATATGGACTTTGAGCTTACATAATCTTGACCTTATTAATTGTTTACTGGTTTCCTCTTTTTGAAACTTTATTTGCTTAATTTTGTCAAAATAATTTAGATAGTTGTTGTGTTTGTTTTTCACCTTTTCTCATGCTAGTCTCTTTTTTAATTGCCCtagaagatttatttttcatagaATAATCTTGAAAACTTTCTTGTAAAATTGTTCTCATACATAGTATATTCTTAATATGTTCAGGACACAGAAGCTATGAAGAGGAAATTGGAGGCCACAAAACAGAAAAAATTGATACTATCAGCTGAAGTCCGGTAATGTGTTGTATTGCCTCTGAGTGGTAGTGGTTTTTCATTTCTTGCAGTTTTGTATATATACTCAGCAACAACACTCTTGCAATTGCAGCTTTTTGAGGAAACGTTACAAATACTTACTGAAGAACCCTTCACCAAAGCCTCAACAAAAGCAAGTAGTTTTGCAGACACAAAAGGTCAAAATGCAAGCTCCAGTTATCCCTAAGGGAAGGAATTACAATAGGAAGGAATCCACTTCGCGTCTCGCAAATGCTTCTCCGATGAACCCGAAAGAAAGGGTTTCCAACGGGGTTGAAGTCTCATTGCCAAAAACTTGCCATGTGTTTGATTTGAACCAGAATGCTAGGACTTTAAGTAGAAAAGTTGCTTCTTTCCACACTCCTGCAACTGCGCCGGTGCTTGACTTGAATCATAAAGATAGGATTCACAATGGGAAGGAAGCCTCCAAGAAGAATATAACTCCATTTTTCGACCTGAACCAAATTTCGGTAACTAATTTGCACATGCTTTGTTTAAGTTATAAGTCCCCTTCCATGTTTGATTCTTGCAGACTAatagtttcattttttttccctcttttaaTGATGTGCAGAGAGAAGAGGAGGAATTACAGGGCAACAGTGAGCCCATGATAATTGAAGAACCAAAGAGAAGTACGCAACGAGTTGTAGGCGACGAGCAGCAGAATGATATCATGCTTTCAGCCTGTAGAAACATTGGGGACGGATCGAACAGAACAGGGAAGAGGAAGATTTCATGGCAAGACCAGGTGGCATTAAGGGTTTGATCTTAAGAATAATAATGCTAGGCTGAATTCCTACCCTTTGGAATGTTTAGTCTTCCTTTATATGTAGCATATTTCGTTACATTCAACAAAAAAAacatttctagttttatgcttcATTTTGTAAAGATAAAAGATAGCATACAGGATCATgtgttaaaatatatatatataatattagatgAAATGGAGAATTTATTCTCAGAAATCATTCTTCACTCTTCACATTGCAAATAGACCAAGACTGGATTTGGAATCACTTGGTGTGTAAATGGTGTTTTTAAGCACTTAAAACTGATCCTTTGGGTAATTTTTAAAGTAATGGCAGTACTTACAAAGTAGAGAGTTACAGCAGATACATGATGGGGATTTTAAGCAATTACTGAACTTGAAAATAAACAATGTGAGAGATTACCATCTCATTGTTTGTATCTTTATCTCATTGTTTCTGTCATTTCTAGTTCAGATAAGAAGTTATTTCTCAAATTAAATTCTACCCTAGTAACAGTCTTGGTCTCAGACTCTGAGTGTTACATAGGATTTTCCGGATCAGTATGCTAACAAAGTGCCTTAGCTTAATTGGATGCAATATCTATACAAAATAAAGAAAGGCTATGATGTTGGCGTTTAGGCACAATCATGAAGTTGCTTAGAAATCCCGGAATAGCATGGCTTGTTCACATGGCTGAGTTAGCATTTAGAACACTTTGGAATTTGTACATTGAACGTTTACTCTCTTGTACATTTAGATGCTAACGTCCAAATACAGCAGAGAGTGGAGTCCCTTGTTAACTCCAACAACCAAGTTTCAAGCCTCTTGATCAAGTTTGTAACAGTTAATTTCTACCTTTTTTTACTTCGGAAGAAAATGAGCTTTTTTTGGTGGTGTTTGAACTTGAAAGATAATTGCAAAAACAAGGAAAGAGTATTTTACTTAGTACCAATAGGTTAATGTCATGTACCGTTTTCCCTGAACCAAATCATCTGTAGTGATCCAAGTTCCAATTACATTACCGAGTTAGTAAGAACTTAATAATATACAAAATGACATGGATACCATACAAGTAAACCTTTGCAACTTCAAATTTTGCAGCACCTTGGATGTGGTTAGAGTTCTTGTCCCACTCTCTCCATTCATCACTGAACAAACTGTGAACTTTGGCTATTCTGTTGTTATCTTTTGATCAAACTTACAGGAGCTTCTTGTGATGTTGGAAGATGCGGAACTCGAATGGTTTGCACCAAGTCTCTTCATCTGGTTCAGGTGCTTTTTCCCTTTCAAGTGGTCTTCCATCACAGCTTCTGCCCAAACTCCAACCTGACACGTTTCACACCAAAATTTCGCgtgtattttctttaatgcatttATTCTCTCCGCTTGGTCACCAATGGTGGTTGTTGTACCATTCTTGTTCTTCAGAGGTTCTATATTTTGCCTGTTCTGCTCAGGCTGCTCCTCTTCTTTAGATTCTACTCTAGCTGTATCAACCATATTTAGATTCTTCACCTGCTGATCTGCTTCTGCGTTTGACCTTGATATTGTGGCAGCAATGGATGCAGTAAACTCATTAAACTTTCTT
This window contains:
- the LOC112723445 gene encoding uncharacterized protein, yielding MKKMKGVVVPMESSRYDVFQDQRTRLRHQSLLQDYEDLQKDTEAMKRKLEATKQKKLILSAEVRFLRKRYKYLLKNPSPKPQQKQVVLQTQKVKMQAPVIPKGRNYNRKESTSRLANASPMNPKERVSNGVEVSLPKTCHVFDLNQNARTLSRKVASFHTPATAPVLDLNHKDRIHNGKEASKKNITPFFDLNQISREEEELQGNSEPMIIEEPKRSTQRVVGDEQQNDIMLSACRNIGDGSNRTGKRKISWQDQVALRV